Proteins from a genomic interval of Nitrospinota bacterium:
- a CDS encoding methyltransferase domain-containing protein, giving the protein MHSQKIPADIEAQIVNSFSKYAKSYDRHAQLQKTMAERLASMLPEPLPACVTELGCGTGVFTRHLLAHPLESLILNDISPSMMDHLQEGMTLPENTKLIIGNAERAELYPTDLIVGNAVFQWFADPQKTLSHLLQYMNPEGALVFSTFGPGTLKEFRETGSLKSPNTLYSLQEWKTMIEQAGLILKESHLEIRKSFFPNTRALIRNLQQIGAAPLRLLKPGGLRKLIREYDEKYIMEQGVYVTWELLYFSAHR; this is encoded by the coding sequence ATGCATTCCCAGAAAATTCCCGCTGACATAGAAGCTCAAATAGTTAATAGTTTTTCCAAATACGCGAAAAGCTATGACAGACACGCCCAATTACAAAAGACAATGGCGGAAAGGCTGGCTTCCATGTTGCCGGAACCGCTTCCTGCATGTGTGACGGAATTAGGTTGCGGTACAGGGGTGTTTACCCGTCACCTTTTAGCCCACCCTCTTGAAAGCCTGATACTAAATGATATTTCCCCCAGTATGATGGACCATCTTCAGGAAGGAATGACTCTACCTGAAAACACAAAACTTATAATCGGAAACGCGGAACGGGCTGAATTATACCCAACCGATCTGATTGTAGGCAATGCGGTCTTCCAATGGTTTGCCGACCCGCAAAAAACATTGAGCCATCTTCTCCAGTATATGAATCCCGAAGGAGCATTGGTTTTCAGTACATTTGGTCCCGGGACTTTAAAAGAATTCCGCGAGACAGGTTCCCTTAAAAGCCCCAACACTCTTTATTCCTTGCAAGAGTGGAAAACCATGATCGAACAAGCAGGGTTAATTTTAAAGGAATCGCATCTCGAAATTAGAAAAAGTTTTTTCCCTAACACACGAGCTTTGATCCGAAACCTGCAACAAATTGGCGCGGCCCCCCTTCGATTGCTCAAACCGGGTGGATTGAGAAAGTTGATTCGAGAATATGATGAAAAATATATTATGGAGCAAGGGGTCTATGTCACATGGGAATTACTCTACTTTTCAGCCCATCGGTAA
- a CDS encoding DUF115 domain-containing protein — protein sequence MPDGNRITLHSSYDPVKEAGRFVNLCDVDKYTNFIVPSIGLGYHIQELIERVPRSSKIIIIEKEIEGLFCCLANIDFTSVITHPGVQFQIGVAASSVEEILEPNRIRFSLNGYATVKFKPLVNAEIEYYSQLLKKIDAVFNETQIDLKTQAAFSKIFYRNIFENWINIISSPGVRSLKNKYFGIPAIVVSAGPSLDKNIALLKESSNRVLVIAVATALKPLIKNNIAVDFVVAVDPEESTLQFFDFENISQNTWLVFDPCVPASVVNKFPDRKIRIDSGVYLSRWLACRLEEDNFLGKTLSVAHAAFLLARYLGCSPIILTGQDLSFSQSRLHCADSHYDQTRKDKIGSRHPFKELDDNKFDEFSSSFKAVKNIFGKEVDTTSALNAYKDVFAD from the coding sequence TTGCCGGATGGAAATCGAATCACCCTTCATAGTTCATACGATCCTGTTAAAGAAGCAGGGCGATTTGTCAACCTGTGCGATGTCGATAAGTATACAAACTTTATCGTTCCCAGCATTGGATTGGGGTATCACATTCAGGAGCTTATTGAAAGGGTCCCTCGCTCCAGTAAAATAATAATTATTGAAAAGGAAATAGAGGGTCTATTTTGTTGCCTGGCGAATATCGACTTCACTTCCGTCATAACACATCCCGGCGTCCAGTTTCAAATTGGAGTGGCTGCTTCTTCTGTGGAAGAAATTCTGGAACCAAACCGGATTCGTTTTTCTTTAAACGGTTACGCAACCGTAAAATTCAAACCCCTTGTGAATGCGGAAATTGAGTACTATTCGCAACTCTTAAAAAAAATAGATGCGGTATTTAATGAAACCCAGATAGATCTTAAGACCCAGGCGGCATTTTCAAAAATATTCTATCGGAATATATTTGAGAACTGGATAAATATTATTAGCAGTCCGGGAGTCCGCTCCCTGAAAAATAAATATTTTGGGATTCCGGCAATAGTTGTTTCCGCCGGGCCGTCTCTTGATAAAAATATCGCGCTTCTAAAAGAATCCTCTAATAGAGTTTTGGTGATAGCTGTGGCGACCGCCTTAAAACCACTGATAAAAAATAATATTGCAGTCGATTTTGTGGTTGCTGTGGACCCGGAGGAATCCACTCTTCAGTTCTTTGATTTTGAAAATATTTCGCAAAATACCTGGCTGGTTTTTGATCCCTGTGTCCCTGCTTCTGTTGTAAATAAATTTCCAGACAGGAAAATACGGATTGATTCTGGAGTATACCTTTCCCGTTGGCTTGCCTGCAGGCTGGAAGAAGATAACTTTTTGGGGAAAACTCTTTCCGTTGCCCATGCGGCGTTTCTTTTGGCCCGCTATCTTGGATGCAGTCCAATTATTTTGACGGGTCAGGATTTGTCATTCAGTCAAAGTCGCTTACATTGCGCCGACTCCCATTATGATCAAACTCGAAAAGATAAAATTGGTTCGAGACACCCTTTTAAGGAACTCGATGATAATAAATTTGATGAATTTTCGTCTTCTTTTAAAGCCGTCAAGAATATATTTGGAAAGGAAGTCGATACGACATCGGCTTTAAATGCCTATAAAGATGTATTTGCAGATTAA
- a CDS encoding methyltransferase, which produces MPLLTFKQIIEKIDQLEEANLLLAALELRIFSIIDNKSLSVRAIANKANSQPLETEMLLNALVAIGALSKIKTQFKNTPETYKHLCESSPHYKKGMVKLRSENRQEWANLLEIVRSGRNPSPHEGEDDADFRWYFTHAMHERSAFYSAKLATCVAGKPVRRLLDLGGGPGSYSAAILRKDKKATATLFDRPVTIQVAKKILETSPVFSRFTFMEGDLFQTDYGKGFDTVLFSNILHIYNPKENRLLFKKIHRSLEKGGRFLLVDLFLNENRTEPYDAALFSLTMLMFTATGKTYTFKETETLLKGAGFGSIKRFTLDHGASLLEAVRL; this is translated from the coding sequence ATGCCTCTGCTCACCTTCAAACAGATAATAGAAAAAATAGACCAACTGGAGGAGGCCAATTTATTATTGGCGGCTTTGGAGTTGAGAATCTTCTCCATCATTGATAATAAATCCCTTTCAGTGCGAGCGATCGCTAATAAAGCTAACAGCCAGCCGTTGGAAACGGAAATGCTTCTGAATGCATTAGTAGCGATCGGGGCTCTTTCCAAAATCAAAACTCAGTTTAAAAATACACCTGAGACCTACAAACATCTGTGCGAATCCAGCCCTCATTATAAAAAGGGCATGGTGAAATTGCGCTCGGAAAACCGTCAAGAGTGGGCTAACTTGTTGGAAATAGTCCGCAGTGGGCGGAACCCGTCACCGCACGAAGGGGAAGATGATGCCGACTTTAGATGGTATTTCACCCACGCAATGCATGAAAGAAGTGCATTCTACTCGGCCAAGCTGGCTACCTGCGTTGCAGGCAAACCGGTTAGACGATTGCTTGATCTTGGGGGAGGGCCGGGTTCTTACAGTGCCGCTATACTGCGAAAGGATAAAAAAGCAACCGCCACTTTGTTTGACCGGCCAGTCACTATTCAAGTGGCTAAAAAGATTCTAGAGACTTCGCCCGTATTTTCCCGCTTCACTTTTATGGAAGGTGACCTCTTCCAGACGGATTATGGAAAGGGGTTTGACACCGTTCTCTTTTCCAATATCCTGCATATTTATAATCCAAAAGAAAACAGGCTTCTCTTTAAGAAGATTCATCGCTCCCTGGAAAAAGGGGGGAGGTTTCTTCTTGTGGACCTTTTCCTCAATGAAAATAGGACGGAACCTTATGATGCCGCCTTATTTTCATTGACCATGTTGATGTTCACTGCCACCGGAAAAACGTACACCTTCAAGGAGACTGAAACGCTCCTTAAAGGTGCAGGATTTGGTTCCATAAAGCGGTTCACTTTGGATCATGGCGCCAGCTTGCTGGAGGCCGTGAGGTTATAA
- a CDS encoding TlpA disulfide reductase family protein has protein sequence MSKVNEKAPELVVDCWAQGKPSTIEKESGKVILIKFFQVNCPGCFIHGFPEIIDIYNKYQDQALALWGLATAFEDFDKNNLENLKKLLTNGEVIGETLAAMAQANLLNYNRLQYSIPFPVAWDKLEKNPPEISPDRIQKIIHRDIENFDSLPDKTQTLIVSQVKAYLKQKKYDAHTFEAYGLRGTPSTILIDKRGILRHKLFGSEQGLEESLKILLNE, from the coding sequence ATGTCAAAAGTTAACGAGAAAGCTCCGGAGTTGGTAGTGGATTGCTGGGCTCAGGGAAAACCTTCCACCATCGAGAAGGAAAGCGGGAAAGTAATTCTGATTAAATTTTTCCAGGTAAATTGTCCGGGCTGTTTTATTCATGGATTTCCAGAGATCATTGATATTTACAATAAATACCAGGATCAAGCTCTGGCGCTATGGGGTTTGGCCACCGCCTTCGAAGACTTCGATAAAAATAACCTGGAAAACTTGAAAAAACTATTAACCAACGGAGAAGTCATCGGAGAAACCCTCGCCGCGATGGCACAAGCAAATTTACTAAATTACAATCGCCTGCAATACTCGATTCCGTTTCCTGTGGCCTGGGACAAATTAGAAAAGAACCCGCCGGAAATATCCCCTGACAGAATTCAGAAAATAATCCATCGCGATATTGAAAATTTTGATTCGCTTCCAGACAAAACCCAAACCTTGATCGTCAGTCAGGTAAAGGCGTATTTAAAACAAAAAAAATATGACGCACACACCTTTGAGGCTTATGGATTGCGGGGCACACCGTCAACTATCCTTATCGACAAAAGAGGCATTCTCAGGCATAAACTCTTTGGATCGGAGCAAGGCCTTGAAGAAAGTTTAAAAATTTTACTCAATGAGTAA
- a CDS encoding tetratricopeptide repeat protein, giving the protein MKRYFYISILSILALFSIGCSTTPVIKETAVNPTEMYAWIPPDEYELELRKDRQETLVSISSEVESLYLNQQDLNNKSQAFGSTLRQSIQKTESLENDLQARIQFQKLQQEQLKKELDKLNLSHNFLKSRLTTLEAVRSQPIKKFSKGDYTAAINYLKDGKLKQSMHKFNVALQANPPIALKDNIHFGLASVYYKLRKYSEAIKHLEAVRKHFPKGDKWMMSHVMLGIIHNKKGEKSRALYILNQALEKNPPDSIKRTIDLMMKKIQEENRNVKS; this is encoded by the coding sequence ATGAAAAGATATTTTTATATCTCCATTTTAAGCATTTTAGCACTTTTCTCTATCGGTTGTTCCACAACACCGGTTATTAAAGAAACTGCCGTGAATCCCACGGAAATGTATGCCTGGATTCCCCCGGATGAATACGAGCTGGAATTGCGAAAAGACCGCCAGGAAACGCTGGTTAGTATTTCCAGTGAGGTGGAAAGCCTCTATTTAAACCAGCAAGACCTCAATAATAAAAGCCAGGCATTTGGTTCCACTTTAAGACAATCCATTCAAAAAACGGAATCTCTGGAAAATGATTTACAGGCCAGGATACAATTTCAAAAATTGCAACAGGAGCAATTGAAAAAGGAATTAGACAAACTTAACCTTTCTCATAACTTCCTGAAATCCAGACTCACGACATTAGAAGCCGTCAGGTCACAACCCATAAAGAAATTTTCCAAGGGAGATTACACCGCCGCCATCAATTATCTAAAGGATGGCAAGTTGAAACAAAGCATGCATAAATTCAATGTGGCATTGCAAGCCAATCCCCCCATTGCCCTAAAAGACAATATTCATTTTGGTCTGGCAAGCGTTTATTACAAATTAAGAAAATATTCCGAGGCAATCAAACACCTCGAAGCTGTCAGGAAACATTTCCCAAAGGGTGACAAGTGGATGATGTCCCATGTTATGTTGGGAATTATCCATAATAAAAAAGGTGAGAAGAGCAGGGCGCTCTATATTCTGAATCAAGCCCTGGAGAAGAATCCACCCGATTCCATTAAACGAACGATTGATCTTATGATGAAAAAAATTCAGGAAGAGAACAGAAATGTCAAAAGTTAA
- a CDS encoding DnaJ domain-containing protein translates to MQDYYTLLGVERDASEDQIKKAYRKMAMKYHPDQNKDNPQAEEKFKQIAEAYAVLSNKKKKQQYDQFGAEGFKKKFSQEDIFRDFDPNDLFNAFGAQFGGGDPFQSIHEMFSGGGRGFSSGGRPQNIKGEDLESHLAITFEEAALGAEKRITIQKGGRREETAIKIPAGMGNGKKLRLKGKGNPSQFGGPAGDLYIKIRVEPHPTFHREGDDIVVDLEINLTDALLGTTTEVPTLTGPKNLKIPAGTQSHSKLRLKGLGVPNASGTGKGDQMVRIIVKIPKELTEEQQEIVHTLKNTGI, encoded by the coding sequence ATGCAAGATTACTACACCCTTCTTGGCGTTGAGCGCGATGCTTCAGAGGATCAGATCAAGAAAGCTTATAGAAAAATGGCGATGAAGTATCATCCCGATCAAAATAAAGATAATCCTCAGGCCGAGGAGAAGTTTAAACAGATTGCCGAAGCTTATGCGGTTTTGAGTAATAAGAAAAAGAAACAGCAATACGACCAGTTCGGCGCTGAGGGATTCAAGAAAAAGTTTTCCCAGGAAGATATTTTTCGAGATTTTGACCCCAACGACCTATTCAATGCCTTCGGTGCCCAATTTGGCGGTGGCGATCCTTTTCAAAGCATTCACGAAATGTTTTCCGGTGGCGGGCGGGGATTCAGTTCCGGCGGAAGGCCGCAAAATATCAAGGGAGAAGATCTGGAATCTCATTTGGCGATAACCTTTGAAGAAGCCGCCCTTGGAGCCGAAAAGAGAATCACCATCCAGAAAGGAGGCAGACGCGAGGAAACTGCAATAAAAATCCCTGCCGGAATGGGGAATGGAAAGAAATTGCGTTTGAAGGGAAAAGGCAACCCCAGCCAATTTGGTGGGCCAGCGGGGGATTTGTATATAAAGATCCGGGTAGAGCCGCATCCTACTTTTCACCGGGAGGGTGATGATATAGTGGTGGATTTGGAAATCAACCTGACCGACGCTTTGCTGGGAACAACCACAGAAGTTCCTACCCTGACTGGCCCCAAAAACCTGAAAATTCCAGCAGGAACCCAAAGTCACTCCAAACTGCGATTGAAGGGGTTGGGTGTTCCAAATGCCTCGGGAACCGGTAAAGGCGATCAGATGGTGCGGATAATAGTTAAGATTCCCAAAGAATTGACGGAAGAGCAACAGGAAATCGTTCACACCCTTAAAAACACCGGGATATAA
- a CDS encoding 2Fe-2S iron-sulfur cluster-binding protein — MARIIFKPDNITHEVEDGTPLIECSEEVDISLTFGCTEGTCGVCELTVLEGMENLSRINEEEKDYLLEEDLEAGMRLGCQLKVRKGEVVLTWKGNRAK; from the coding sequence ATGGCTCGTATCATTTTCAAACCGGATAATATTACCCACGAAGTGGAGGACGGAACGCCTCTGATTGAATGCAGTGAAGAAGTGGATATTTCGCTCACTTTTGGATGCACAGAAGGAACCTGCGGCGTTTGTGAACTGACCGTGTTGGAAGGAATGGAGAATCTTTCCCGCATCAATGAAGAGGAAAAAGATTATCTTTTAGAGGAGGACCTGGAAGCGGGCATGCGCCTGGGGTGCCAATTGAAAGTCCGCAAGGGCGAAGTGGTCCTCACCTGGAAGGGCAACCGGGCGAAGTGA
- a CDS encoding cob(I)yrinic acid a,c-diamide adenosyltransferase: protein MVKINKVYTKTGDKGETSLAYGKQIGKDHPRVRAYGTVDELNSLVGIVRCFNLEKPESVRRDKLETILQNIQQRLFDIGSILATDPKSAPKNSMPAVSEQNVTWLEKVIDAMNEELTPLNSFVLPGGSHVNAFLHQCRTVCRRAERDIVGLSRAEEIEANLLAYINRLSDALFVFSRWTASTMNEKEFLWEPGTDDPKDWRWRTKGK, encoded by the coding sequence ATGGTTAAAATCAACAAGGTTTACACTAAAACCGGCGATAAAGGAGAGACTTCCCTGGCCTATGGAAAGCAAATCGGGAAGGACCACCCAAGGGTCCGGGCTTATGGAACCGTGGACGAACTCAACAGTCTGGTTGGCATCGTGAGATGCTTCAATCTGGAAAAACCCGAATCCGTGCGCCGCGACAAATTAGAAACGATTTTACAAAACATTCAACAACGGTTGTTTGATATTGGCAGTATTCTTGCGACCGATCCGAAATCCGCTCCCAAGAACAGTATGCCTGCGGTGTCTGAGCAAAACGTGACGTGGCTGGAAAAGGTGATCGACGCCATGAACGAGGAACTGACACCTCTGAACAGTTTTGTCCTGCCGGGGGGCAGTCACGTCAACGCATTTCTGCACCAATGTCGGACGGTTTGCAGAAGGGCGGAAAGAGACATTGTGGGTTTGAGCCGCGCCGAGGAAATCGAGGCCAATCTGCTGGCCTACATCAACCGGCTATCCGATGCCTTGTTCGTGTTCAGCCGTTGGACGGCGTCCACCATGAATGAAAAGGAATTTCTGTGGGAACCGGGAACAGATGATCCGAAGGATTGGCGGTGGAGGACGAAAGGCAAATAG
- the pyrR gene encoding bifunctional pyr operon transcriptional regulator/uracil phosphoribosyltransferase PyrR has translation MNSIVLNSSDVSRAMTRIAHEILEKNKGVDNIVLVGIRTRGATLSKRLQEKISDIENVAVDLGVLDITLYRDDIGPGKKNPILKKTEIPFSIEGKDVILCDDVLFTGRTIRAAFDALMDFGRPASIQLAVLIDRGHRELPIRPDYVGKNIPTSKNMRIQVQLKEDDQGEDQVVIVDQE, from the coding sequence ATGAATTCCATCGTTCTCAATTCAAGCGACGTGTCACGGGCGATGACCCGGATCGCGCACGAGATTCTCGAAAAAAACAAAGGCGTTGATAATATCGTGCTGGTGGGCATTCGCACCCGGGGTGCGACTTTATCGAAACGGTTGCAGGAAAAAATTTCAGACATTGAGAATGTGGCCGTAGACCTGGGAGTTTTAGATATCACTCTATACAGAGATGATATTGGACCGGGGAAGAAAAATCCCATCTTGAAGAAAACCGAGATCCCCTTTTCCATCGAAGGAAAGGACGTGATCTTGTGCGACGATGTATTGTTTACAGGGAGGACCATTCGGGCGGCTTTCGATGCTCTGATGGACTTTGGCCGACCGGCCTCCATTCAACTGGCCGTTTTGATAGACAGGGGTCACAGGGAATTGCCCATCCGTCCGGATTATGTCGGTAAGAACATCCCCACATCCAAAAACATGAGAATCCAGGTCCAACTGAAGGAAGACGATCAGGGAGAGGATCAGGTGGTCATCGTTGACCAGGAATAA
- a CDS encoding aspartate carbamoyltransferase catalytic subunit — MTLSVKHILGTRDLKREDIQLILDTADSFKEISTRQIKKVPTLRGRTVINLFFEPSTRTRTSFEIAGKRLSADVINISGSTSSAVKGENLIDSARNLEAMNPDILVVRHESSGAAALLTQFVKGPVINAGDGAHEHPTQALLDLLTIREKIGSLEGLKVAIVGDITHSRVARSNIFAMQTMGMKVIVVGPSTMMPVEMSRLGVDVAYDLEKSIRDVDVIMVLRIQAERQNKYNLASLREYSNLFCITTEILKKAKEDVLIIHPGPVNRGVEIALDVMEGPHSLILNQVTNGVAVRMALMYLLLGGSDEDLN, encoded by the coding sequence ATGACCCTTAGCGTGAAGCATATCTTGGGGACCCGTGATTTGAAACGAGAGGATATTCAACTCATCCTGGATACGGCGGATTCCTTTAAAGAGATATCCACCCGGCAGATCAAAAAGGTTCCCACCTTGCGCGGGCGGACGGTGATCAACTTGTTTTTTGAACCCAGCACCCGGACGCGAACGTCCTTTGAAATTGCCGGCAAACGATTGAGTGCGGATGTGATCAATATTTCAGGCTCGACCAGCAGTGCGGTGAAGGGAGAAAATTTGATAGACAGCGCCCGCAACCTGGAAGCGATGAACCCTGATATTCTGGTCGTTCGTCATGAAAGTTCCGGCGCGGCTGCGCTTTTAACGCAATTTGTGAAAGGCCCGGTGATCAACGCCGGCGATGGGGCGCACGAGCACCCCACCCAGGCCCTGCTGGACCTGTTGACCATCCGCGAAAAAATCGGGTCGCTGGAAGGGTTGAAGGTTGCCATCGTGGGAGATATCACGCATAGCCGGGTTGCGCGATCCAATATATTTGCCATGCAAACGATGGGAATGAAGGTGATCGTTGTCGGTCCTTCCACCATGATGCCCGTAGAAATGTCCCGTTTGGGCGTGGACGTGGCATATGATCTGGAAAAATCAATTCGCGATGTGGACGTGATCATGGTGCTGAGGATTCAAGCCGAAAGGCAGAACAAATACAACCTCGCCAGTCTGAGGGAATACTCCAACCTGTTTTGTATAACGACCGAAATACTCAAAAAAGCCAAAGAAGACGTGTTAATCATTCATCCGGGACCCGTCAATCGGGGGGTAGAAATCGCATTGGACGTTATGGAAGGTCCGCACTCTCTGATTTTGAACCAGGTCACCAATGGTGTTGCCGTGAGAATGGCGCTTATGTACCTGCTTTTAGGAGGCAGCGATGAAGACCTTAATTAA
- a CDS encoding dihydroorotase: MKTLIKGGRLIDPANGRDGLFDLVIDKRKVLAVEEQGKLSEKDRNGAEIIDATGLIVAPGFIDMHVHFREPGFEYKETIETGCQSAAAGGFTSVATMPNTDPVNDNRSVTEFILQKAREKGIVNVFPIGAISKGLKGEQLSEMGDLKDAGVVAFSDDGRPVMNSELMRRAFEYSKMFGLPCIQHSEMLDLAEGGCMNEGVVSTELGLRGMPTEAEDIMVYRDIALLQKTGGRLHVAHISSGNAVDLVRMAKSKGLPVTCEVAPHHFALTEQAVKNYDTNAKMSPPLRHESDLEAIKEGLRDDTIDIIATDHAPHDVVDKQVEFNRACFGIVGLETALPLTLRLVEEKIFSLSKMVEKLSSRPSEIFNLNRGALGVGDIADIVIFDPDAEVVIDVSKFKSRSKNSPFNGWKVKGKVMRTLVAGKTVFLESSN, translated from the coding sequence ATGAAGACCTTAATTAAGGGTGGGCGGCTCATCGACCCGGCCAACGGTCGCGACGGGCTTTTTGATCTGGTCATCGATAAAAGAAAAGTCCTGGCGGTTGAGGAACAAGGAAAACTGTCCGAAAAGGATAGGAACGGTGCCGAAATCATCGATGCAACAGGCTTGATCGTAGCACCTGGTTTCATCGACATGCACGTGCATTTTCGTGAGCCGGGCTTCGAGTATAAAGAGACGATTGAAACCGGGTGTCAATCCGCAGCGGCGGGAGGCTTCACCTCCGTAGCAACGATGCCCAACACAGACCCGGTCAACGACAACCGCTCGGTTACCGAATTCATCCTTCAAAAAGCCAGGGAAAAGGGAATCGTCAATGTTTTTCCCATTGGAGCGATCAGTAAGGGTTTAAAGGGTGAGCAGCTTTCGGAAATGGGTGACTTGAAAGATGCCGGTGTGGTGGCTTTTTCCGATGATGGTCGTCCGGTGATGAACAGTGAGTTGATGCGGCGGGCGTTTGAGTACAGCAAAATGTTCGGTCTGCCCTGTATCCAGCACAGCGAAATGCTGGACCTGGCAGAAGGCGGCTGCATGAACGAAGGTGTGGTTTCCACAGAATTGGGATTGCGAGGAATGCCGACCGAAGCGGAAGATATCATGGTTTACCGGGACATCGCCCTTTTGCAGAAAACAGGAGGCCGTCTGCATGTCGCTCATATCAGCAGCGGTAACGCCGTGGACCTGGTGCGAATGGCCAAGTCCAAGGGACTGCCGGTGACCTGCGAAGTGGCGCCGCATCATTTTGCCCTGACGGAACAAGCAGTCAAGAATTATGATACCAACGCAAAAATGAGCCCTCCGCTCAGGCACGAATCCGATCTTGAAGCGATCAAGGAAGGACTCAGAGACGATACCATCGATATTATCGCTACCGACCACGCGCCGCATGATGTGGTGGATAAACAGGTTGAATTCAACCGCGCGTGTTTTGGAATTGTGGGACTGGAAACCGCCCTCCCCTTGACTCTCAGGCTGGTGGAAGAAAAAATTTTTTCCCTCAGCAAAATGGTGGAAAAACTCAGCTCCCGACCGTCGGAGATTTTCAATTTGAACCGAGGAGCGCTGGGTGTGGGAGATATTGCGGATATTGTTATTTTCGATCCGGATGCGGAGGTTGTGATCGATGTCAGTAAATTCAAGTCACGCAGTAAAAATTCCCCATTTAACGGCTGGAAGGTTAAAGGCAAAGTGATGCGAACCCTGGTCGCGGGCAAGACGGTATTTTTAGAGTCTTCAAATTAA
- the carA gene encoding glutamine-hydrolyzing carbamoyl-phosphate synthase small subunit, with protein MKAILALADGKIFEGKAFGASGEVEGEVVFNTSMSGYQEVLTDPSYCGQMVLMTYPLIGNYGINPEDFESSRPFLKGFIIKELSGIPSNWRSSGTLDQFLKDYGVVGIQGIDTRALTRHIRDAGAQQAVLSTVESDAKILVARAKQSVGIIGRDLVKEVTCKEPYFWENESVGFGESPPANGNGGKIFSVVAYDFGIKRNILRKLTAAGCRVRVVPASTPAEDVLATKPDAVFLSNGPGDPAGVPYAIENVKYLLDKVPIFGICLGHQILIHALGGKTYKLRFGHHGGNQPVMDLRTRKVEITAQNHGFAADEKSIMNDVEVTSINLNDNTIEGMRHKTLPVFSVQYHPEAAPGPHDSDYLFQEFLELMKGKVN; from the coding sequence ATGAAAGCGATTCTGGCTTTGGCAGATGGAAAAATATTTGAAGGCAAGGCATTCGGCGCGAGTGGTGAAGTCGAAGGCGAAGTCGTTTTCAATACCAGTATGTCCGGCTATCAGGAGGTGCTCACCGATCCATCCTATTGCGGGCAGATGGTACTGATGACATATCCTCTTATAGGAAATTATGGTATCAACCCGGAAGATTTCGAATCGTCTCGTCCTTTCTTAAAAGGTTTCATCATCAAGGAACTCAGTGGTATTCCCAGTAACTGGCGTTCCAGTGGAACCCTGGATCAGTTCCTCAAGGATTACGGAGTGGTGGGCATTCAGGGAATTGATACTCGAGCGTTAACGCGGCACATCCGGGACGCTGGAGCCCAGCAGGCTGTTCTTTCTACTGTTGAGTCCGATGCCAAAATTCTGGTTGCAAGGGCAAAACAATCGGTCGGAATTATTGGTCGTGATCTTGTAAAAGAAGTGACATGCAAGGAGCCTTATTTCTGGGAAAATGAAAGCGTGGGTTTTGGTGAGAGTCCGCCTGCAAATGGTAATGGGGGAAAAATATTTTCTGTTGTCGCTTACGATTTTGGCATCAAGCGCAATATTTTAAGAAAATTGACTGCTGCCGGTTGCCGGGTGCGCGTGGTTCCCGCATCCACACCAGCGGAAGATGTATTAGCGACAAAACCGGACGCCGTGTTTTTATCCAATGGGCCGGGTGACCCGGCGGGTGTGCCCTATGCCATTGAAAATGTGAAATATCTACTCGACAAGGTACCTATATTTGGGATTTGTCTGGGGCATCAAATTTTGATCCACGCTTTAGGAGGAAAAACCTACAAGCTGAGGTTTGGACATCATGGCGGCAATCAGCCGGTGATGGACTTAAGAACCCGTAAGGTAGAAATTACCGCTCAGAATCACGGTTTTGCCGCCGATGAGAAATCAATAATGAATGATGTTGAGGTGACATCCATCAATCTCAATGACAATACGATTGAAGGCATGCGACACAAAACTCTGCCGGTGTTTTCGGTTCAGTATCATCCAGAGGCCGCTCCTGGTCCTCATGATTCCGATTATTTATTTCAGGAATTTCTGGAATTAATGAAAGGAAAAGTAAATTGA